GGCGATGCCAGCGAGATTCTCCGTGCCGGAACGCAGGCCGTTCTCCTGGCCGCCGCCCAGCACGAGCGGATCGAGCAGCTTCGGATCGCGGACGAACAGGACGCCGCTGCCCTTGGGACCGTACATCTTGTGGGACGAGAACGACAAGAGATCGACGCCGACCTCGAGCGGCCGGACCCGCAGCCGGGAAACAGCCTGAACGGCGTCGCTGAAAAATAAGACTGGCGGATCAGCCGGACCGCGCCGCTGCCGCTCGGCGGCGATCAGCTTACCGATCTCCGCCACCGGCTGGACCGCGCCCAAAATGTTATTGGCCCACATGAGAGAAACGAGGACGGTATCAGCGGTGATCAGGCCAGCGGCCGCACCAGCATCAACGCTGCCGGAGGACGCGACCGGCAATTCATCGATCAGAAAATCATGATCAGCCGCCAGCCGCTCCAGCACGGACCGGACCGAAGAATGTTCCAAAGGCGAGGTCAGGATGCGCAGCCGACGGCCTGGAAATTTCTTGCTGAGCGGCAAACACGAACCCAGCAGGGCCAGATTATTGCTTTCCGTCGCGCCGGACGTGAAGACGATCTGCGCCAGCTCGGCGCCGATAAGACCCGCGACCTGCCGACGCGCCCGATCGATGATCTCCCGCGAGCGGCGGCCGCAGGCGTG
This window of the Patescibacteria group bacterium genome carries:
- a CDS encoding cysteine desulfurase family protein — protein: MSDDETIYLDYAASNPVDPRVAAVFGEAGLQVGNPSAIHACGRRSREIIDRARRQVAGLIGAELAQIVFTSGATESNNLALLGSCLPLSKKFPGRRLRILTSPLEHSSVRSVLERLAADHDFLIDELPVASSGSVDAGAAAGLITADTVLVSLMWANNILGAVQPVAEIGKLIAAERQRRGPADPPVLFFSDAVQAVSRLRVRPLEVGVDLLSFSSHKMYGPKGSGVLFVRDPKLLDPLVLGGGQENGLRSGTENLAGIAACGRAAEILAAERNQDQRRAIALSHHLLEGLRSLPSGWRVLNDAPETLVEFVFVQSPRFRGDELALRLDAAGLAVSAGSACDAGKRAASPVLAAVYGEKAAQQGGVRISFGRFTRDEDLDRLIAALRILSAGR